The sequence below is a genomic window from Rhodothermales bacterium.
CTCGGTTCGTCGATCTTCAGGTTCCGGCTCCAGTTGCAGTGCTCGCAATCCGCATTGCAATTGAACGTTACCTCGAATGACACGGTCACCGGGCGACCCGTCGTCAGATTTTTCACGGCTCTCGCCGCCAGCTTTGTCTGTCGTACAGCGCTCAGTTTCGGCATGGAGCCCTCACTCGGTTTTATCGGGGACCTGCCGGGCCAGGCGGGCCCGCCAGAATCCTCGTACGATGAACAGGATATAGACTGCAAAGATCAGGGAGAAGATGGCGACCATCACCCAGGCGGGGACATTCACGAATACGCCCAGCAGCGCCAACAAGTAGAAGCGTGGGAGGCGCCCCACCGCAATCGCCATCATATACCGAGACATCGAGTATCCGGAAGAGAAGACCAGGAACTTGACGAGATAGAAAGGCAGTGGCGTCAATGCGAAGACGGCGACCGCCCAGAAGGGAGCGGCATCGAACCATCGGATTGCGCGCTGATACATGTTCGTTTTCCGATAGCTGGCAGAGAACTTCATCTGCAGTACCGGAGTGAAGAAATGGTAATCCGCGTAGCCCGCGGCCAGGTTTCCAGCGAGAGCGACCAACGCCACGACCACCGGGTCGAAATACTGCCCCGAGTACACAATCACGGGCTCGTGCGGAAATACGGAGATCGCTGTGTTGGCCGGAATCGAGTAGAAGAAAAGCCACAGCAGTCCGTTCCACTGCACCTCGAAGAGTGTCAGGACAAGCGCCGCAAGGCCGAGAGCGACGATGACGACGCCACTGACGTGAGTGACCCGCGGCAGATCCCAGAAACCCGCATACTTCGTGCCCTCCGTGTGGGGTGTCGGATGGATCGCGCTGATCTCTCCAACCACCGTCGACTCGACGGATTTGGTCGACACGCCGGGAGCATGATGCCTCGCAATACGTCCGACTCCTTCGGCGGCATGTACCGAGTCTACCAGATCCATCGTTTTCGTTGGGCTAGTACGGCGCGTTGCCAAACGGAGGACGGTACCTCCAGGTCGAGCATTGGCCCCATTCGAGGGCCTCACGATGTGACCCTACGGAAAATCCCGGGCAAGGTCTGTGGGGGAAAACCTGAACGTAGTCGACGATGGCTCACGCAACGGCATCCTCGAATTCCTTCGCAGAGAGAGCCACCAAACGCTTGACGAGCGCATCGTCGCCTTGCGACCAATTGATCTTTCTGATCGTGCAGGCGGGCTCATATCGCTTGAACGAGGGCTTCGTCGCCGTGCGACCAATTAATCTTCTTGATCGTACCACCGGGTTTATTTCTCTTTGGGGCATTCGGCTCTACTTGGTCGTTGCGCGGTAGTGTGCATAGCGCACTGGAAGGCGGGCGGGACAGAGACGGTCGGACAGATTTCGGAGTTGAGCGAACGAAACTCCGTTGAGCAGCACCATCCCGTCATCTCCTGTAGCTCTGCGCCCTTCAAATCACCGGCAACATCGGACAAATCGACCCGTACAGAAGTCGTCATCTTGACAAAGACTCACGCGCATGCGCCGAACAATCACTGAGATCTCCGCAGTTTCCGGCCGCATCTTGCTCGAGCTCGTACGGACCAGGCGGAGTCTCATCATGTGGGCCATCTTCCCGGCGCTCATGCTCCTCCTGTTCGGACTCATCTACGCGGGGGGCTCGAGCCGGTCCGCATCCTTCGACTATACGGCGCCAGGAATTCTGATCGGTGCAGCACTGTTCTTTAGTTGCCTCGGCGGACCCACCGCGCTCATTGTCGGAGAGCGCGAACATCGCACACTTCGCCGACTACTCCTGTCGCCGCTTCGACCCTCATCATACTTCCTCGGCATCACCGTCGCGTACTTCGTCATAGCCATTGCTCAGACAGCAATTGTCTACAGCATTGCGTTCGCCTTCGGCGGGAAATTCCACGGATCCTGGCCTCTGGGACTCCTGATCATCGTGCTGAGCGTCATGTCCTTCGTCGGCCTCGGCTTCTTTTTCGGAGCACGGTTCGCACGTAGATCTGAGGACGTGAACGGGCCGGTTGCCGCCTTCGGCGTGCCCCTCCTCGTTCTTGGAGGCACCTTCTTCCCCGTCTCAATCCTGCCGTCCTATCTGTTGAAGGCGGCGCATCTCGATCCCGTGTTTCACATGAATCAGGCGCTCAAGCTCGTTTCGGCAGCGGGCGCCGGTGCCGACGAGATCGTAGTACATCTCATATTCCTCGTCGCGTTCGCCGTGGCCTCGATCGCTATCGGCATCTACTCGTACCGGGGCATGCTCAAGAGGGAGCTGAGCGCATGACGATGCTAGCCTTCTCGGAGATCCAGAAGTCATTTGGCACGCGCCGCGTCCTCGATCGACTTTCGTTTCACGTCGAGAAAGGAGAGGTCTATGGACTTCTCGGGCCCAACGGGGCAGGCAAGACGACCGCGATCAACATCCTCTGTGGACTCCTGAAATCCGACAGTGGCGATGTATTGGTGGCGGGACGGGCCGTCTCAAGAGAGACGAGAACGGTGATCGGGATCGCGCCCCAGGAGCTTTCGATCTACGAGAATCTTACCTGCCGGCAAAACCTGCGGTTCTTCGGTCACGTGTTTGGTGTCCCGCCGGCGGCGATCGTCGCCCGAATCAGCGAACTGTCGAGTGCTTTTGGCATCGACGAATACCTCGACACCGAGGTGGCACACCTGAGCGGGGGTTGGAGGCGTCGCGTCAACATGGCGATCGCCCTTGTGCACTCGCCTTCGCTCTTGATACTGGATGAGCCGACCGTTGGAGTCGACGTTGAGGCACGGTACGAGCTCTGGCAGTTGATTACGCACCTGCGCCATGAGGACGTGACCATTCTGCTCACAACACACCATCTCGAAGAAGCCGAGTCTCTTTGC
It includes:
- a CDS encoding ABC transporter permease, whose translation is MRRTITEISAVSGRILLELVRTRRSLIMWAIFPALMLLLFGLIYAGGSSRSASFDYTAPGILIGAALFFSCLGGPTALIVGEREHRTLRRLLLSPLRPSSYFLGITVAYFVIAIAQTAIVYSIAFAFGGKFHGSWPLGLLIIVLSVMSFVGLGFFFGARFARRSEDVNGPVAAFGVPLLVLGGTFFPVSILPSYLLKAAHLDPVFHMNQALKLVSAAGAGADEIVVHLIFLVAFAVASIAIGIYSYRGMLKRELSA
- a CDS encoding ABC transporter ATP-binding protein, whose amino-acid sequence is MLAFSEIQKSFGTRRVLDRLSFHVEKGEVYGLLGPNGAGKTTAINILCGLLKSDSGDVLVAGRAVSRETRTVIGIAPQELSIYENLTCRQNLRFFGHVFGVPPAAIVARISELSSAFGIDEYLDTEVAHLSGGWRRRVNMAIALVHSPSLLILDEPTVGVDVEARYELWQLITHLRHEDVTILLTTHHLEEAESLCRRIGILADGRIAAEGSLEELRDYVPGELLLVVRTDSQEMARSRASELGWAWRDYGGKLTFMLPERVTIPEVVDLFDGVPLQSLTLEEVGLEHIYLEVTQSANHDSLSTPETNTGG